In Chthoniobacterales bacterium, a single genomic region encodes these proteins:
- a CDS encoding polymer-forming cytoskeletal protein, giving the protein MAEPIPGGAAKNVLANDVEIKGTIKFENELIFDGKVEGEILSEGTLVIGKNAEVRGEVKTKSVTVHGTVFGNITVTEKAELKASSQLTGDLKATRIIIEEGATFIGKSEVTPNKANIKQPSGPVAPSPEARKQPVAA; this is encoded by the coding sequence ATGGCAGAACCCATCCCCGGCGGCGCAGCGAAGAACGTCCTCGCGAACGACGTCGAAATCAAAGGCACGATCAAATTCGAGAACGAACTCATTTTCGACGGCAAGGTTGAAGGCGAGATCCTCTCCGAAGGCACCCTCGTGATCGGCAAGAACGCAGAAGTCCGCGGCGAGGTGAAGACCAAGTCGGTCACCGTCCACGGCACCGTTTTTGGCAACATCACCGTCACCGAGAAGGCCGAACTCAAGGCCAGCTCCCAGCTCACCGGCGACCTCAAGGCCACCCGCATCATCATCGAGGAAGGCGCAACCTTCATCGGTAAATCCGAAGTCACCCCGAACAAAGCCAACATCAAGCAGCCCAGCGGTCCCGTTGCTCCCTCTCCCGAGGCGCGCAAGCAGCCCGTCGCGGCCTAG
- a CDS encoding FAD-dependent oxidoreductase, which translates to MDYDFAIIGGGSAGYAAARTAIGLGLKTLLIEGGEKIGGLCILRGCMPSKALIESANRMLTLRRAKEFGLRATGLEAHAEEIVARQHHFIRDFADYRRGQIESGAFDFVRGLAEFVGPHSVVVRWPGEPDRPITARSFLVATGSVIQTPPVPGLAEAAALTSDDALELTTLPSSLAVLGAGPVALEMAHYFSALGVAVTIIQRGPQLLTGSDPDIAHALEDALRKRGITIFTGTHIHGIERTAEGRRIVFEKAGEMHTIACAEILNALGRRPNLDKLGLAAAGIAGPEHRLETNAHQQTSQPHIFAGGDCCGPHEVVHIAVQQGEIAARNAARLLAEKGEPLEAIDDRLNLYAVFTEPQVATVGLNEAAARARGPIRVATYPFDDHGKSLIMGETEGFVKLITDAATGEILGGAVVGPHASDLIHEIVVAMHFRATAAQLAAIPHYHPTLSEIWTYPAEELASPDGND; encoded by the coding sequence GCTGCATGCCGAGCAAGGCGCTCATCGAGTCCGCCAACCGCATGCTCACGCTCCGCCGCGCGAAGGAATTCGGACTGCGCGCCACTGGCCTCGAGGCGCACGCGGAGGAGATCGTCGCCCGGCAGCACCATTTCATCAGGGATTTCGCGGACTACCGCCGCGGGCAGATCGAGTCCGGCGCCTTCGATTTCGTGCGCGGCCTCGCGGAATTCGTCGGCCCGCATTCGGTGGTTGTCCGCTGGCCCGGCGAGCCGGATCGCCCGATCACCGCGCGCAGTTTTCTCGTGGCCACGGGCTCCGTGATCCAGACTCCGCCCGTTCCCGGCCTCGCGGAAGCCGCCGCTCTCACGAGCGACGATGCGCTGGAACTCACCACGCTGCCCAGCTCGCTCGCCGTGCTCGGCGCCGGCCCCGTCGCGCTCGAGATGGCGCATTATTTCTCGGCGCTTGGCGTTGCCGTCACGATCATTCAACGCGGCCCGCAGCTCCTCACGGGGTCCGATCCCGACATTGCCCACGCGCTCGAGGATGCGCTGCGCAAACGCGGCATCACGATCTTCACCGGCACCCACATTCACGGGATCGAACGCACCGCGGAAGGCCGGCGCATCGTCTTCGAGAAGGCCGGTGAGATGCACACCATCGCATGCGCGGAGATTCTCAACGCCCTCGGCCGCCGGCCCAACCTCGACAAACTCGGGCTTGCCGCGGCCGGCATCGCCGGGCCAGAGCATCGGCTCGAAACCAACGCGCATCAACAGACAAGCCAGCCGCACATCTTCGCCGGCGGCGATTGCTGCGGCCCGCACGAGGTCGTCCACATCGCGGTGCAGCAGGGCGAGATCGCCGCACGCAACGCCGCCCGGCTTCTCGCGGAAAAAGGCGAACCGCTGGAAGCGATCGACGACCGCCTCAACCTCTACGCGGTCTTCACCGAGCCGCAGGTCGCCACCGTCGGATTGAACGAGGCTGCCGCCCGCGCGCGCGGCCCAATCCGCGTCGCGACCTATCCGTTCGACGACCACGGAAAATCCCTCATCATGGGCGAGACCGAGGGCTTCGTGAAATTGATCACCGATGCCGCGACCGGCGAAATCCTCGGCGGCGCCGTCGTGGGCCCCCACGCGAGCGATCTCATTCACGAAATCGTGGTCGCCATGCACTTCCGCGCCACGGCCGCCCAGCTCGCCGCGATTCCCCACTATCACCCGACGCTCAGTGAGATCTGGACCTATCCGGCGGAGGAATTGGCCTCCCCCGATGGAAACGATTGA